The segment aAAGACCAAGTGGAGAAAGACAGATATCTGTTTAAACGCAGAGATGAGCCTGTTAACCTGAAAGTCCACCAAGTTGGTCCAGCACAAGCAGGTTCATCTGACCAGTCCGCTCATCTAGACAGCTCCTCCTTTGCAGGAAAAGATGTATCTCCTAGTGCTGCTGATGCCTCTGGCTCCACCTTGATTGAGAGCTTTAAGCAGCCCTCAAGTCAGGTAGCTAATGTGGAAGAACTTCATGTAGAAAGACAAGCTGAAGATGGTGGTACTGATGTTGTGCGGCCTTCAGATAAAGTCAAGGTTCGTAAACGTTCTGGTGGAGAAGCGAGTGGTGGAAGTAGTCCATCAACTGagaggaagaaaaagaagaagaaggtggTGTTGGGCATGAAAACTGAATCTAATCATAGGGATGCACCAGCAGCAGCTGTTTCTTCAGATAATCAGGTAATGGAAAAAGTTGCAAGAGAGTCTATCCAAGTTCCTTCAGTTTCCAAGGAAGAACTTCAAATGGATATTCAGCAAAAGGGTGATCCTGCAGATAGCTCTGTGCCTGACCGTGTGGTAACAGATGATAAGGTTGGGATTAGAAGCGACAACGTTGATATTCGTCAATTACTAAGTGATCTCCATGCGATTTCTCTTGATCCCTTGTATGGTGCCCAGAGCAGAAATATAAATACTATACGAGAAGTGTTCCTGAAATTCCGTTCCCTTGTGTATCGAAAAAGCGTTGAGAGTGAGTCAAGTACCCCCATCAGCAAGTTACCTGTTGCAGCCCCTATATCAGACACTGGCCCCAGCAATAATGTGAAACAAACATCAAATCTGAAGCCACAAAAGAATCCTGCCAGGCCTCATGATCCTTCTACCAAAGGAGGACGAAAGCGGGGTACTTCAGATAGGCAAGAGGAACTGGCtgccaagaaaaagaagaagatcaatGATTTGAGAACATTGGCAGCACAGAGGAAGCCTTCCAGTAAGACTTCAGAAGTTAAACCAGGTGAAAGCAAGGAAATACCTGCAAAGAAGCTGGTTTCAACACCTGTGAAATCATCTAAGCCAGATAGTGTGAAGAGGGACCCGGCAGAAAAGGTACCTGATCCTACCATGCTTATTATGAAGTTTCCATCTAATGGAGCTCTTCCCTCCATTTCTGAGCTGAAGGCGAGGTTTGCCCGTTTTGGGGCTCTAGATCATTCAGCTACTCGGGTCTTCTGGAAGTCGTCCACCTGCCGTTTGGTCTACCTGTACAGGAATCATGCAGTGCAGGCCTTTAGATTTGCAAGTGCTAGCACGAATTTGTTTGGGAACACCAACGTGAGATGCTCTATTCGAGAAGTGACGGCTGAAGCACAAGACCCCGAAACTACGAAGAATGATAGTGGCGGGACTTCCGCACCAAAAGATGGGTCAGCTGATTCGAGGTCCTCAGGAAAGGCTGGGCAGCTGAAATCATGTCTGAAGAAACCCCCAGGTGAGGAAGGGCCGACGACAGATGGTGGTAATGGTAGTAATAGGGGAACCCCACGTGTAAAATTTATGTTGGGTGCAGAAGATAATATTAATAGGGATAGAGGTGAGCAGATGAATGATATTAAGAACGTCAACAACACTAGTAGTATTGCTGATGGAAGTGCATCTTCTACTTCTAATATCAACAATTATACAAGTCAGTTATCCATGCTCTCTCTTCCTTCTACGGCTCATTATGTCAATGCACCAAATGATATTCACCTTGCTCTTCAAGCTCCCCTTAGAAATGCGCCCAATTATAACAATCAAGTTTCTTCTGCAACTGAAGCAAACTTTTCACAACAAATGCTAGCCCTTCTCACCAAGTGCAGTGACATTGTGACCGATCTGACGAATTTACTGGGCTACTTCCCTTATAATGGCCTTCAATAAAATTGGTTCTTCATTTTTGGAAGACTTTTGGGCTAAGCCACAAACTCATCGACACAATGCACAACATATAGAGTCCGAAGAAGAGCAAAATCTGCATATGCATGCTAAAGGAGCTGCCACCTGCTGGATAATGGAATTGCTGAAAATATGTATACTTTCAGATGACCTGTATCAGAAGAAGAATGATAGTGATTGTgccatcttcttctttttctttttcttttcttcaactCTTCTACCCTCCGCCCCCTTCTTCCCCAATCAACGAAATCTCATCGTCTGGGATTCTCTGAATtgatatgttataattttaaaaactgGAATTATATAGAACTGTTTAGAAGTTGTTTGCATGCAGGTTCTGAATCAAAGTGAAATCTTAAGAACCAAGATAGAATTCGCATCaagtaaaaaacttttttctACACAAATGAAccgaaaaaaaaaatcttttttctaaACAAATGAGTcggaaaaaaaatgttattaatgTGTTATCGGTTTAGCAGTTCAAATGGTGGTTTTGATCTTTATGGTTATTGGGTTATCATTTGATGGTTTTTATCTTTTTGGTTATTGGGTTATCGTTTCATTTCATAATTGTTTGAGGTTTGAGTTAGTAATTGATAATTTGATAGCaaattaaacaattatatttatatcattttttatttaagtctTTGATTTAGAGCCTtagtttcttaatttatttacgGCTATTTTGAAATCTCGGTTATTCTACTTTGTTGCTTTTGAGTAAATGAACTCATGTACATGATTCATTTGATTTGCCACCTTGtttcaaaatgattttcattgatttattgTTGTGTTAAATTTTAATGGTTAAATTGATAACAATCAATAATCAAAATCAATGATTGATAAGTCAATATATTTATGATCTATAAAGGTTTAAGATCTCTACTTTTCGAGTTATCAATAATTTagaattaattaacatattttaagtatttatttatttatttttacttgttcatattttttactaaaaaataataaattaagtgCATGTTCTACCGTAATATCTATATTAATTGGTGTTTAGTTTTAATGAATTTGACAAATGATTTGAAATGATAGTTGCCGTTGT is part of the Solanum lycopersicum chromosome 1, SLM_r2.1 genome and harbors:
- the LOC101248143 gene encoding PWWP domain-containing protein 1 — its product is MISVMSNRFEANRSNDSVEETQVRVSSRNPSDDSEQARVSMDGKDSRVSNSQTEDSRVLESETEGNQTRVNEIKDEEGGSSVKSGRMKLEQKGKTALVSSKTDARKGKLEPYVSEYDLMLSKFDEFAGNVKCWSVGYGFEMGDMVWGKVKSHPWWPGHIFSEAFATPSVRRSKREGHILVAFYGDSSYGWFDPDELVHFEPTYAEKSMQTNVKNFIKAVEEGVDEVSRRSALGLVCYCRKTYRLRAVSINGFFAVDFSDLERNCTYSASQIKKARESFKPKETRGYVNKLALKPRRKVHADLNLVKKKATALAYRKAVFEEDDPTYAEAFGVVYSKQAQEVAQPFRQPSSRAPLSGRLVHAETLGKVKGPAKSNKMKDQVEKDRYLFKRRDEPVNLKVHQVGPAQAGSSDQSAHLDSSSFAGKDVSPSAADASGSTLIESFKQPSSQVANVEELHVERQAEDGGTDVVRPSDKVKVRKRSGGEASGGSSPSTERKKKKKKVVLGMKTESNHRDAPAAAVSSDNQVMEKVARESIQVPSVSKEELQMDIQQKGDPADSSVPDRVVTDDKVGIRSDNVDIRQLLSDLHAISLDPLYGAQSRNINTIREVFLKFRSLVYRKSVESESSTPISKLPVAAPISDTGPSNNVKQTSNLKPQKNPARPHDPSTKGGRKRGTSDRQEELAAKKKKKINDLRTLAAQRKPSSKTSEVKPGESKEIPAKKLVSTPVKSSKPDSVKRDPAEKVPDPTMLIMKFPSNGALPSISELKARFARFGALDHSATRVFWKSSTCRLVYLYRNHAVQAFRFASASTNLFGNTNVRCSIREVTAEAQDPETTKNDSGGTSAPKDGSADSRSSGKAGQLKSCLKKPPGEEGPTTDGGNGSNRGTPRVKFMLGAEDNINRDRGEQMNDIKNVNNTSSIADGSASSTSNINNYTSQLSMLSLPSTAHYVNAPNDIHLALQAPLRNAPNYNNQVSSATEANFSQQMLALLTKCSDIVTDLTNLLGYFPYNGLQ